In bacterium, the sequence GTGGAGGTGGGGGCGGCGGCGGGAGCAGTACCACGGACGGCACCATAACGAATGCCGCAGGCACCTACAATGGGACTGTCACAATTTGCGTCCAACCGCCGGGGAGTGGTTCCACCTGCTCATCACATGCCATGACGATCCTCATTGACGGTAATAGCCTGGTTAGCAGCGACACCCTCTATGAAGGCAAGCATCTCGAAGGCAGACTTTCTGGAGCGAACTTCTTGCTAGTCTCCTCTGTGACGACAACAAACGGCACGGGTGACATTCAATTCCTGGGAACGGTAGTCAATAACCGCATTGCGGGATCCATCCAGGGTACTCTGACCACCTATACGGGAACCGGAACTTATTCGGGGAATTTCAACGCCATCAAATAGCAGATACTGAGCCCAAACAATCCCTCACGGTTTGGATGAGCTTGAGGGAGACATCGGCTGAATTTGCGAGTATCAGACCGCGAGTATCTCATTTTAGCTTCTTCGCTAAAATCTCTTGCAGACGTTCCATGTAGAGATAAAAGACCGGGGTAACAAAAAGCGTCAGAGTTTGAGAGAACAGGAGGCCCCCAACCACGGTCAACCCGAGGGGACGCCTGGCTTCGCCGCCAGCACCATACCCGACAGCAATCGGAATTGCCGCCACCAAGGCCGCCATTGTCGTCATCATGATAGGGCGGAAGCGGATCAGGCAGGCATCATAAATTGCATCCCGGGCAGACTTACCCTGATCACGACGGGCCGCCACGGCAAAATCGACCATGATGATACCGTTTTTCTTCACCAGCCCGACCAACATGATGATACCGACAAAAGCATATATCGAAAGTTCAGCTCCAAATATCATCAGAGTCACCAAGGCCCCCACCCCGGCGAAGGGCAAGGCGGACAGAATCGTCACGGGATGGAAAAAGTTTTCATACAGGATCCCCAACACAATGTAGATCACCAATACCGCGAGTGCCAGAAGCCAGCCCATTCCTTTAAAAGAAGACTGAAACACCTGCGCCGTGCCCTGAAACATCGTGCTGATATTCGCCGGCAGAACCTCAAGAGCCACAGTGTTCACTTGTTCGACAACCGCTCCAAGAGAAACCCCCGGTCGGATATCAAAAGTTATCGTAACAGAGGGCATCTGGCCGGAATGATTGATAGTCACTGGCCCCACATCGTTCTTTAGCCGCGCCACGGCATCAAGAGGAATCATCCGCCCATCCCCAGTCCGAATATGGAGCCAGGAGAGTACGGAGGGATCCGACTGATAGCGCGGAAGCATCTCGAGGATGACGGCATACTGATTGTTTGGCGCAAGAATGGTGGAGACCTGCCGGCTACTGTAAGCGTTAAATAACGCCGTCTCAATCTGATCAGCCGTGATTTGGAGTGAGGAGGCCAGATCGCGGTTAATCTCTACGTTCATCTGTGGATTCTTTAACTGCAAGTCGCTTGAAACGTCCTGAAGGGTATTCAGTTCCCGGAGACGTTCCACCAGTCTGTCCGCAGAGCGGTATAACTCATCCGTGTCTGTGCTTGAAAGGGTGAACTGATACTGGCTCTTTGAGGAGCGTCCACCAATGTTGATTAAAGGAGGATTAACCGGGTACGTCCGGATCCCGGTAATGCCGGACAATTTTGACCGCAGAGATTGTACCACTTCATCCGTGGTCATCCGGCGATCTTTGCTGGGTTTCAGGCTCACAATAAACCGGCCTACATTGCCCCCGCTACTTCCCCGAGCACCGACAGAAGACATAAAGCTAAGGATATTCGGATCCTCCTGCAGTATCCGGATCATCAGTCCCTGATGAGTTACCATGGAGTCGAAGGAAATCCCCTCAATGGCTTCTGTAGTCACATTGATCCGCCCCCGATCCTCACTCGCCATAAATCCCTTGGGGATTACCCAGAACAAAACCCCAGTAGCAATCAGAGTAATAAATGCCAAACCTAACATAATCCGCCCATGATCAAGCGCCCAGCGCAAACCGGACGAATACCACCCTAAAACCGCGTCAAAACCGGCCTCCATCCATTGATACAGACGTCCATGACCACTGTGCGACGAAACGCCGACAAACCGGGCGCTGAGCATGGGAATCAGCGTCAGCGAGATCACCCCGGAAACTAGGACTGCCGCACCGATTGTCACAGCAAATTCACGGAACAAACGCCCCACCACGCCGCCCATAAACAGAACCGGAATGAATACAGCGGCCAGAGAGATGGTCATGGACACAATCGTGAAGCTAATCTCCTGGGTCCCGTCCAATGCTGCCGTAAACCTGTCCTTACCCATCTCCCGGTGGCGGACAATGTTTTCAAGCACCACAATCGCGTCGTCCACCACAAACCCCAGCGCCAGAGTCAGCGCCATGAGTGAAAGATTATCGAGGCTGTAGTTCAAAACCGCCATGACGATAAACGTTCCAACCATGGACATCGGCAAGGCCAGACTGGGGATCAGTGTCGCCGATACATTTCTCAGGAAAATAAAGATAACCAGCACCACGAGAACCAACGTCAGCAGCAGTGTAAATTTGACGTCCTCAAACGACGCCTTGATCGACTCGCTGGCATCAATCAGAACCTCCATAGAGACAGACGCAGGCAGGTCGGCATTCAGATTTTTTAGTAATTTACGGACATTCGCCGCCACCTCCACGGTGTTCTTTCCTGGCTGGCGCTGGACGGCCAATACAATGGATCGCTGCATCTGATTGCTGGTGCAATACCACGCCGCCACCTTGTTATTTTCAACGCTGTCCAGGACCGACCCCAACTCCTCCAGACGCACGGGCGCACCATTACGGTAGGAAACAATCAGGGAACGATAATCCTTTGCCTTGGAAAGCTGTCCATCGGCCTGCACGGCAAAAGTCCGATTGGGACCAGACAAACTACCAGTGGGAAGATTCACGTTTCCGGACTGGATCGCACCAGCCACCTCTTCCAACCCGATGCCCCGGACCGCCAACTCATGGGGATCCAACTGAACCCGAACCGCAAATTTCTGAGAGCCATACACCGAGACGGCAGCGACCCCCGCCACCATCGAAATGTTTTGGGCCAAGTACGATTCGGCGTATTCATTGAGTTCGTAAAGCGGCAAGGTAGGACTGGTCAGGGCCAGAAACAGAACGGGTTGGTCAGCCGGATTGATCTTCTGATAGGAAGGCGGGGTATCCATTTCCGGGGGCAAGCGTCGCATTGCCCTGGCGATCGCCGCCTGGACGTCCAGCGCTGCGGCATCCAGGTCACGACTCAAAACGAACTGGAGGGTGATTTGCGAACTCCCCTGGGCGCTTGAGGAATTCATGGAATCCAAGCCAGCGATCGTGGAGAATTCCCGTTCCAGGGGAGTTGCAACCGCTGCGGCCATAGTCTCAGGCGTTCCGCCGCGAAGGGACGCGGAAACCTGGATCGTTGGATAATCCACGTTCGGCAGGTCGCTCACCGGCAGTTGCTGATACGCCACAATGCCAAAAATCGCCAAACCCAAGGCGCTCAGCGTGGTCATCACCGGACGATGAATAAACGGCGCAGCCAGATTCATGAACGACCTGCAGGGACAGATTCAGACTTGGCCGAATTCCGAGGTTTAACAAGGGCCCCGGGCTTAAGGCGCAGCTGCCCATCCGTGACGACTTCCTCTCCTGGCACCAGGCCGCTCGCAATCACCGACATCCCTGCGACCGTCCGATCCACCATCACAAAACGGACGGTGACTCGACCGTCCCGATCCGTCACGTAAACATACGCACCCTGCTGGCCCAACAATACAGCCGACTCGGGAACCACCACCGCATTTTCCTGCCTGTCAAGTTCAAGGACCACCTTGACAAACTGACCGGGCCACAATGCTGCAGGCTTATTATCAAACCGCGCTTTGATTTGGATTGTTCCGGTCGTCTCATTCACAGAGTTATCGACAAATACCACGGTTCCCGTTTGGGCAAGTGTGCCACCCCCCTGAGGCGCGGCAACCAGCGTCAATCCCCCCTGATCCATTCGGGTTCGCACCTTCGCCAGTTCCTGTTGCGGAAGCACAAAACGGATCAAAATCGGATGCAATTGATTGATTGTGACCAGCGTGGAGTCATCCGCCTTCACAAGATTCCCCTGATGAATGAGAAGCGTTCCGGTTCGGCCGGAGATAGGCGAACGGATGGAACAATAGCTTAACTGGAGCCGGGCATTATCCACTGCCGCTTCATCAGATTGCATGATGGCCTTGAGTGTATCCGCCGCCGCCACCGCCGCATCGCGAACATCCTGAGCCACAAATCCCTTTTTTAATAGAGCCTCAAGACGCCCAGCCTCTTTGACGGCATTTCCCCATTGCACACGATCCTTCTCCAAAGCCGCCACGGCTTGCCGGAGTGCTGTCTCGGGACCGCGGGAATCAAGTTCAAACAGAAGCTCACCTTCCTGAACTTCCTGCCCCTCAGCAAATCGCACTTTAGCCAAAATTCCAGTGAACTGGGATTTCACGGCCACCGTCGTCAACGACTCTACTGTCCCGAACGTGCTGACTTCCACAGGCACCGTCATCGTCAACACGTTGGTCATCGATACCGGCACGGGCGCATTTTTGGCTTTTGCCGCCTTCGCTGACGATTCACCCTCGGTCCGTCGATTTTTCGTCACAACTGCGCCCACACCCGCAACTATAAGAATGATAATACAAAACAGGATCAATTTTTTCATAATGAGGCGAACATCGTACACCCCATTGACTATTTGTCAAAACCGGAAACGGGAAATGGGAACATGACGATGGATCCTCAATGATCAAGGTTTTCAAAATATCACTAAGCAACCCGCCTGTTATCTTCTGAGATCCAGGATCTAAGGGTTGGGAGATCAAAGGGTTTAGAGAATATTGTAACCCCGAGACGACTGGCTCTCTGCATATCCCCATCGCTCCAGTCCCCAGACATCATTCCAATTCGTGGACACTTACAATTTTTGCGTTTCAATTCATCAACAAATTTCATCCCGCTGATAATCGGCATATTCACGTCAGTCAGAATTATATCAGGGCAACCAAGTTTGCATAACGTACAGGGGCAGGCTTGAGCGCAATAGGCAGGGCATTGATCTGGATTGGAGTAAGCGGATACATTATGCCCCCACTTAATCAAAGCCCCCTTCAACATGGATAATAAGAAAGGATCATCATCCAACAATAGTACATTCATAGGCAGCCCTCTTTTCGTAATTTCAGCCTACCACCATCAGATAATTCAACCATAGGGAATACCCTGAATATGGTATAAGGAAAATCCGTATTTAAATATTTTTAAATAAGCATTGCTCTTCTCGCATAACAAAGATATATTCTTCGCCTTGTTGAAGAAACACATCTGCGGGGTGGAGCAGCCCGGTAGCTCGTCAGGCTCATAACCTGAAGGCCGTTGGTTCAAATCCAACCCCCGCTACCAATCTGGCACGGGCCTGATAGCAATATCAGGCCCGTTTTTATTGATCGAAACGCATGTCTGTCAAAATGATTTCCCTTCGAGTGAATCTGTGAAATACAGTGATGCGGCATGGTTCATGTGCACGGTTTGTGCACGGGTCGTGCACGGCTCGCAGAACGAAAAAACCTGAAAATTTCTGAACCAACCGCCTTCAGGTGCGCGCCCTGAAGGCCATTGGTTCAAATAATCCAATGGAGGATTATTTATTTCGTCCACTTCACCCAGGCGAACCAGGACAAAGTAACCCCTGCTGCACGAATCCCAGAGCGTACTGCGGATACGCCATAAGCGCGCTGAAGCCTATAGAAGCGCTTATTGGACTCCCATCCCCCACGGCCAGTCACCCAATCGAAATCATGTCGCAGGCACGGCGGAAAATAGATCGTAGGCCAATAGATTTCAGAAACCCCCGTACATCCGTCGCAGTCCGTGTACCAATCCTTATGTTGAGCTCAACATAAGGATTGTAATGTGAAGTTCAGAATTATGTGAAGTGTAGCCCGCCTTTGGCTATTTTCCTTCGATTTGTTGGGATTTCTGACTATCTTCGAGAATTTCACTTCACATAATTCCGTGCTATTAGATGGCCTACTCTACCTGTATATGCAGGCGGAGCAAGGAGGCTATCATGGCAATGGAACGGGTATTTGAGTGTCCTGAAACCATTATTAAACTCCGAAGCGGGCCATTAAGGGAGTTGCTGGATGGTTTTTGCGAGTGGTTGATAAACCAGCAATACAACCGAGTAATTATCCGGCGACATCTTCGTAATGTAGGCCATCTGAACTCATTTTTGGGTGGCGCGAATGCGGCGACACGCCAGCAACTTACCGCGCACGACGTCGCCAGTTTCCTTCGCCGGTTTCCGTCTTATTACAAGAACCTTGGTTCGGGGAAAGCCCCCCTTCGTGAGGTGCGATACGCAATCCGCCGCTTCACTAAATACCTTGAAATACACGGACGATTCGACCGGTTGGTGCCACCACCACACTATCAGCCTCTTCTGAATTCATATTTGGAGTGGATGCGCCAACGCCAACACGCCGCAGAGGGAACCGTGGAGGTTCGCGATTGAAAGACTTCCATCGAGACGACCAACGGCTCTACATTGCCGCTGGTAAGTTCCGCAAATCACGGTGGGTGGTGTTGAGTGAATCGGTTGGGGCATGAAAGCGTGGAAACCACAATGATCTACACCCACGTCATCCGCGGCATGGAATTGACTGGCGGTTGCGGCGCTGACCGGGACATCCCTGCTCCCACCGCTTGGGCAATCTGACCGGCCCCACTCTCTCGCCTTGCGATCCCCAACTGCCGGGCGGCGGCAAGGACACGGGCCTGAGTCGCAGGACTGATCCGGAGCTTGTCACCCCGCCCATTCAGCACAGCTGAAGCGGTCGTCCGGTCAACCCCTACCGCATATCCAACCTCCCCTATACCTACTGGCTTAATCATGCTCACACTAGTTAGCATTGAAGATTATGAAAAGCAAGAATGCCTGATTAATATCTGCCGTCGCCTATGCCAGACTGTCGTCATTCTTAGGGGAGGCACATGGCGAAAAACAACTACGTCCTAATCAACTACGAAAAAGGATACGGCTGCCCTGCTCCGCCCTGTTTCTTGACTTTCCTCCCTACTATCGGCACTTTACCTGACATTATGAAACTTCGATCTATTCTCTTCTGGCTCTTCCTATCCCTGCTCGGAGCAACCTCGCTGGCGGTCATTGCCTTTCACCGGGGAGAATCCATCAGCGCCCTCTGGTTTGTGACTGCCACGCTCTGTTGTTTCATGATCAGCTACCGGTTCTACAGCAAGTGGTTGGCAGCCAAAGTCCTGGCACTGGATGATCGGCGCGCTACCCCGGCCTATACCAAGGAAGACGGCAAGGACTATGTTCCCACCAACCGCTGGATCGTGTTCGGCCACCATTTTGCAGCCATCGCCGGGCCGGGCCCGCTCGTGGGCCCTGTGCTCGCCGCCCAGTTCGGTTACTTACCCGGCACCCTGTGGATCTTGATTGGCGGCACGCTGGCAGGCGGCGTGCATGACGCCGTTGCACTTTTCTGTTCCATGCGGCGGGGCGGAAAATCGCTAGGGCAGATGGTGAAAGAAGAAGTTGGCACCTTCGCTGGGGCGCTGGCGCTTTGGGGCATCCTCTGCATCATGGTTATTCTCATTTCGGTGCTGGCCCTGGTTGTAGTCAAGGCATTGGCAGAAAGCCCCTGGGGGCTCTTCACCGTTGCCTCCACCATTCCCATTGCCTTGTTTATGGGAATTTATCTCAGGGTGATCCGTCCCGGGAAAGTGGTGGAAGGCTCCATCATGGGAGCATTACTTCTGCTGGTCGCCGTATGGGGCGGCCAATTTATTCACGGCTCACCTGTCTGGTCCGCCTGGTTCA encodes:
- a CDS encoding efflux RND transporter permease subunit, which produces MNLAAPFIHRPVMTTLSALGLAIFGIVAYQQLPVSDLPNVDYPTIQVSASLRGGTPETMAAAVATPLEREFSTIAGLDSMNSSSAQGSSQITLQFVLSRDLDAAALDVQAAIARAMRRLPPEMDTPPSYQKINPADQPVLFLALTSPTLPLYELNEYAESYLAQNISMVAGVAAVSVYGSQKFAVRVQLDPHELAVRGIGLEEVAGAIQSGNVNLPTGSLSGPNRTFAVQADGQLSKAKDYRSLIVSYRNGAPVRLEELGSVLDSVENNKVAAWYCTSNQMQRSIVLAVQRQPGKNTVEVAANVRKLLKNLNADLPASVSMEVLIDASESIKASFEDVKFTLLLTLVLVVLVIFIFLRNVSATLIPSLALPMSMVGTFIVMAVLNYSLDNLSLMALTLALGFVVDDAIVVLENIVRHREMGKDRFTAALDGTQEISFTIVSMTISLAAVFIPVLFMGGVVGRLFREFAVTIGAAVLVSGVISLTLIPMLSARFVGVSSHSGHGRLYQWMEAGFDAVLGWYSSGLRWALDHGRIMLGLAFITLIATGVLFWVIPKGFMASEDRGRINVTTEAIEGISFDSMVTHQGLMIRILQEDPNILSFMSSVGARGSSGGNVGRFIVSLKPSKDRRMTTDEVVQSLRSKLSGITGIRTYPVNPPLINIGGRSSKSQYQFTLSSTDTDELYRSADRLVERLRELNTLQDVSSDLQLKNPQMNVEINRDLASSLQITADQIETALFNAYSSRQVSTILAPNNQYAVILEMLPRYQSDPSVLSWLHIRTGDGRMIPLDAVARLKNDVGPVTINHSGQMPSVTITFDIRPGVSLGAVVEQVNTVALEVLPANISTMFQGTAQVFQSSFKGMGWLLALAVLVIYIVLGILYENFFHPVTILSALPFAGVGALVTLMIFGAELSIYAFVGIIMLVGLVKKNGIIMVDFAVAARRDQGKSARDAIYDACLIRFRPIMMTTMAALVAAIPIAVGYGAGGEARRPLGLTVVGGLLFSQTLTLFVTPVFYLYMERLQEILAKKLK
- a CDS encoding efflux RND transporter periplasmic adaptor subunit — its product is MKKLILFCIIILIVAGVGAVVTKNRRTEGESSAKAAKAKNAPVPVSMTNVLTMTVPVEVSTFGTVESLTTVAVKSQFTGILAKVRFAEGQEVQEGELLFELDSRGPETALRQAVAALEKDRVQWGNAVKEAGRLEALLKKGFVAQDVRDAAVAAADTLKAIMQSDEAAVDNARLQLSYCSIRSPISGRTGTLLIHQGNLVKADDSTLVTINQLHPILIRFVLPQQELAKVRTRMDQGGLTLVAAPQGGGTLAQTGTVVFVDNSVNETTGTIQIKARFDNKPAALWPGQFVKVVLELDRQENAVVVPESAVLLGQQGAYVYVTDRDGRVTVRFVMVDRTVAGMSVIASGLVPGEEVVTDGQLRLKPGALVKPRNSAKSESVPAGRS
- a CDS encoding LacI family DNA-binding transcriptional regulator — encoded protein: MIKPVGIGEVGYAVGVDRTTASAVLNGRGDKLRISPATQARVLAAARQLGIARRESGAGQIAQAVGAGMSRSAPQPPVNSMPRMTWV